A part of Deltaproteobacteria bacterium genomic DNA contains:
- a CDS encoding GIY-YIG nuclease family protein yields the protein MDKQFCVYILASKRNGTLYIGVTSQLATRVWQHK from the coding sequence ATGGACAAGCAGTTCTGCGTTTACATCCTGGCCAGCAAACGGAACGGCACGCTGTACATTGGGGTGACCTCACAGCTGGCAACGCGGGTGTGGCAGCATAAGAG